In a single window of the Arachis hypogaea cultivar Tifrunner chromosome 6, arahy.Tifrunner.gnm2.J5K5, whole genome shotgun sequence genome:
- the LOC112805570 gene encoding F-box/kelch-repeat protein At3g06240-like, protein MAKFQLPLPIIPDELLQEIFLRSSAKAVGRCMCLNKFWYRQLRQPETCIHHMRRQKVLDQHVLFHVGYSLLLMGSDSLYIVNAASGEEVNVQHPFGVGIHGWFRIVGVSNGNICFKFSRERDDTRLLVWNPTTQCSREISDPHRDHGRSFFPVYGFGYVPNSDAYTVIHMCKRDIADAYVFFSRYCSRRSTWFHCVDCLPGVEKIDPNSVFNNGQAYWITGTGDSYATPKSVLCYSVEDESFSEVSIPVGAIYTIHNLLTHKEKVALLAHTHNEFGYVAAIWHLNEDANGNRILEQYCRFASRSIRENPIQFVDENLLLLVNNSKERELLVNYRYRELVLTEYDIEHGTKNLLVRRAWRYPETPHPITVRSTLKYFAGMFPV, encoded by the coding sequence ATGGCTAAATTCCAACTTCCCTTGCCGATTATTCCGGATGAACTGCTACAAGAAATCTTCCTGCGTAGTAGTGCCAAAGCTGTAGGGAGATGTATGTGCTTGAATAAATTCTGGTACCGACAGCTACGCCAACCAGAGACATGCATACACCACATGCGAAGGCAAAAAGTGTTAGATCAACATGTTTTGTTTCATGTTGGATACTCACTACTATTAATGGGTTCAGATTCACTATATATAGTGAATGCTGCTTCTGGAGAAGAAGTGAATGTTCAGCATCCTTTCGGAGTTGGTATCCATGGGTGGTTTCGTATTGTCGGAGTGTCAAACGGGAACATATGTTTCAAGTTCTCTCGTGAACGAGACGACACAAGACTTTTGGTATGGAATCCAACAACACAATGCTCTAGAGAAATTTCCGACCCCCACAGGGACCACGGTAGATCGTTTTTCCCAGTATATGGTTTCGGTTATGTTCCAAACTCAGATGCATACACAGTCATACATATGTGCAAAAGGGACATAGCTGATGCCTACGTTTTTTTCTCTAGATATTGTTCAAGGCGTTCTACATGGTTTCACTGCGTTGATTGTCTCCCTGGTGTAGAAAAAATTGACCCTAACTCTGTTTTTAATAATGGTCAGGCGTATTGGATAACTGGTACAGGAGATAGCTATGCTACACCCAAGTCTGTTTTATGTTACAGTGTTGAAGATGAATCATTTAGCGAGGTGTCTATCCCTGTAGGTGCAATATATACCATTCACAATTTACTAACCCACAAGGAAAAAGTTGCACTCCTCGCTCATACACACAATGAATTTGGTTATGTCGCAGCAATTTGGCACTTGAATGAAGACGCGAATGGAAACAGAATACTAGAGCAATACTGCAGGTTTGCGAGTCGAAGCATCAGAGAAAATCCAATACAATTCGTGGATGAAAACCTACTTTTGTTGGTGAACAATTCAAAGGAAAGAGAGTTACTCGTCAATTACAGGTACAGAGAGCTTGTGTTGACAGAATATGACATCGAACATGGCACTAAAAATCTATTGGTGAGGAGAGCATGGCGATACCCAGAAACGCCACACCCGATCACAGTAAGGTCTACACTCAAGTATTTTGCAGGGATGTTTCCTGTCTAG
- the LOC112696619 gene encoding probable glycosyltransferase At5g03795, producing the protein MANNWRCSSCNCFLWRGSSSSESYSSSSSTKLLLFMLPLLVVAGLISVLGPNNPSNLVDIAKKPLSDASVTVTTVESPPLTEVAKKKQGGEGLVVVAVNNAHGGKQEEAKAISETLFNHSSTPSLPIQAIETFIQSNTTEGILNASSKTWPIVASMNESYNPIETPRRQRKFSILDRTEAGLLQARVAIREAKNRSQLQDIDYVPIGPMYHNAKAFHRSYLEMEKLFRVYVYEEGEHPVFHNGPCKNIYSIEGSFIHGIEMNERFRTRDPEKAHVYFLPFSVAMMVQFVYVRDSRDFGPIRKTVTDYVNLVAGRYPYWNRSLGADHFMLSCHDWGPEASFSVPNLGKNSIRVLCNANTSEGFKPTKDVSLPEINLLTGTLDGFLGGPSASKRPVLAFFAGGLHGPVRPVLLEHWENKDEDIQVHKYLPKDVAYYTMLRKSKFCLCPSGYEVASPRVVEAIYTGCVPVLISDHYVPPFSDVLNWKAFSVEVSVKDIPRLKEILLSISPRQYIRMQRRVGQIRRHFEVHSPPKRFDVFHMILHSVWLRRLNFRIHDDL; encoded by the exons ATGGCTAACAACTGGAGATGCAGTAGTTGTAATTGTTTTTTGTGGAGGGGCTCATCATCATCAGagtcttattcttcttcttcatcaacgAAGCTATTGTTGTTCATGTTACCTCTTCTAGTCGTTGCTGGGCTTATTTCAGTGTTAGGTCCCAACAACCCCTCCAATTTAGTTGATATTGCTAAAAAGCCCCTCTCAGATGCCTCTGTTACTGTCACCACGGTGGAGTCACCGCCGCTAACTGAAGTAGCGAAGAAGAAGCAAGGCGGGGAAGGGCTGGTGGTGGTGGCCGTCAATAATGCTCACGGCGGAAAACAGGAGGAAGCCAAAGCAATCTCCGAAACACTCTTCAATCACTCCTCTACTCCCTCACTTCCAATTCAGGCCATAGAAACGTTTATTCAATCT AACACCACCGAGGGAATTCTCAATGCCTCCTCCAAAACCTGGCCCATCGTGGCTTCCATGAATGAATCTTATAACCCTATTGAAACACCGAGGCGGCAAAGAAAATTCAGCATTTTAGATAGAACTGAAGCTGGTCTACTACAAGCTCGAGTTGCAATTAGAGAAGCAAAAAACAGGAGTCAATTACAAGATATAGACTATGTTCCAATTGGACCAATGTATCATAATGCTAAAGCATTTCACAG GAGTTACTTAGAGATGGAGAAACTGTTCAGGGTATATGTGTACGAAGAAGGGGAACATCCTGTGTTCCATAACGGCCCTTGCAAGAACATATACTCCATAGAGGGGAGTTTCATCCATGGCATTGAGATGAACGAGCGATTCCGAACAAGAGATCCTGAGAAAGCACATGTATACTTCCTTCCTTTTAGCGTAGCAATGATGGTGCAATTCGTCTATGTACGTGACTCTCGTGATTTCGGACCCATACGAAAAACAGTCACTGACTATGTCAATCTCGTAGCCGGAAGATATCCATATTGGAACCGAAGCTTAGGTGCTGATCATTTCATGCTCTCTTGTCATGATTGG GGGCCGGAGGCATCATTTTCGGTACCAAACTTGGGGAAGAATTCAATTCGAGTGCTGTGCAATGCTAACACATCGGAGGGATTCAAACCTACAAAGGACGTGTCTCTTCCCGAAATAAATCTCCTAACGGGAACATTAGACGGTTTCCTTGGTGGGCCATCTGCATCAAAGCGTCCAGTTCTAGCTTTCTTTGCTGGTGGGCTTCACGGGCCCGTTAGGCCCGTTCTTCTCGAGCACTGGGAGAACAAAGACGAGGACATTCAGGTCCACAAGTACCTACCAAAGGATGTGGCCTACTACACAATGCTGAGGAAAAGCAAGTTCTGTCTGTGTCCAAGTGGGTACGAGGTTGCAAGCCCAAGGGTAGTTGAGGCAATTTACACTGGTTGTGTACCAGTGCTGATTTCGGACCATTATGTCCCTCCGTTCAGTGATGTGTTGAATTGGAAAGCGTTCTCCGTTGAGGTTTCGGTTAAGGATATTCCTAGACTGAAGGAGATTTTGTTGAGCATTTCTCCTAGGCAGTATATAAGGATGCAGAGAAGAGTGGGACAAATTAGGAGACATTTTGAGGTACATTCTCCACCAAAGAGGTTTGATGTATTCCATATGATCCTTCATTCCGTGTGGCTCAGACGGTTAAACTTTAGAATTCATGATGATCTATAA